From Amycolatopsis sp. WQ 127309:
GTAGTCGCACGCCTGGTACGGCTGCGGCGGGACGACGAACGTCTTGCCCTCGCGGCGGACGTCGACGCCGAAGCGCCGCATCATCTCCAGCGTGATCTCGACGTAGGGCACCGACACGAGGTCGGTCACGGTGATCCGCAGCCCCTCCGCGGTCAGCGGCCCGAGCAGCAGCAACGCCGTCAGGAACTGCGACGACAGGCCCGCGTCCAGGGTCAGGTCGCCGCCCTTGACGCCGTTCGCGCGGACGGTCAGCGGGTGGTGACCCGGCTCGCCCTCGAAGGTCAGGTCGACGCCCAGCTCCTGCAGCGCGTCGGTGAGCGGACCCAGCGGACGCCGGCGCATCTGGTCGGACGCGTCGAAGTGGAAGGTGCCGGCGCCGGCCGCGGCAAGTGCGGGCAGGAAGCGGGCCGTGGTGGCGCCGTCGCGGCAGAAGACGTCGGCGGACGCCACGCCCGGCCCCGACGGCCGGCCCTCGATCGTCCAGGCGTCCGGCTGCCTGTCAACCTGGTAGCCGAGCTTCACGAGCCCCTCGGCGAAGCCCTCCGTGTCGTCCGAATGCAGCGGACGGCCGAGCACGGTGGTGCCGCGCGCGGCGGCGGCCAGGAACAGGCCTCGGGCGGTGACGGACTTGGAGCCGGGGATGTCGACGAGAGTCACGAACCCCAGTTTAGTGGGGCGCGATCTCGGCCATCGGGCCCCAGTCGGAGGCGTCCTGGACGTTGATGATCTGCGGGTTGTCCGAGATGTAGGCACCCAGGTTCGCGACCGCCCACTTGAAGTGGTCGGAGCCGACGTGCGCGACGGCGGCGTCCTGGCCTTCGAAGCCCTCGACCAGCACGTAGGTGTTCTTGTCTTCGAGACTGCGGGACCACTCGAAGAACCGGTTGCCCGCTTCGGCGCGGGTATTCGTGGTGTAGTCCGCCACGATGTCCGGCCAGGCTTCGGCGTGCTCCGGTTTGACCGGGAACTTGACCACGATGAAGATCATGCGCTCAACCGTAGGCCAAAACGGCGGCCCTGGCTGTCTCGGTTTGAGACAGCGGAGTGAGACAGGGGCAGGTCAGGACGCGCGCGGGAGACGTCGCCCGGGAGGAGCGGATTCGAGCCAGGAGAGGAACCCGGTGAGCGCGCCCGGGCCCATGGCGATCTCGATCGCTTCCTGGGTCTCGGACTCGCAGCGCAGCACGATGGCGCCTTCGGGAACCGCGTAGGCCTCACTGCCGGAGGGGTCACGGCGGTCGGCGATCTGCATGCTCGCGCGCTGGAAGACGCGGTCCGGGCCGCTGCGCAGGCTCCACACCCGGTACCAGACGAACTCGTCACCCTCGTAGCGGCCGAGCCCCAGGTGCCAGCTGGCCCGCGCACTGTCCGGACGCCACCGCAGCGCGACGCTCACGCCCCCACCGCGGCGCATCCGGATCCACCGCTGGCCGTACCAGCCGACCAGCACCACGAGCACGATCAGGAGCCCGACTACCACCACGGTGATCTGCACGGCCCGGCTCCTGCCCGTCGCTCGCTCAGACCGACTGACCTGCCGCGCGGAGCTGGGCCGAGGCCCTGGTCCGCTCGGTCTCGTCGTCGGCGGTCAAGGCCGCCTTCGCCGCGTCGACGTCGATTTCGTCGGAAAGCTCGGCACTTTCGGCGAGGATGCTCACCCCGGTGCCGGTGACCGACAGGAAACCGCCGTGCACGGCCGCGCAGACCGTTTCGCCGTCGGTGGTCGTCACCTTGACCACGCCACCCTCGACGAGCTGCCCGAGCACGGGCTCGTGACCGGCCATGATGCCGATCTCACCCTCGGTGGTCTGGGCCACCACGAAAGTGGCGGTACCCGACCAGAGACGGCGCTCGACGGCCACCAGCTCCACGGACATCTCAGCCACGTAGCACTCCTTCGCTCGGGGTGTTGCCACCGAGTGTAATAGGTCTGTATCCCGGTATGAGAACGGCGGGGGCCCGAGTCCACAATGGACACTGCCCCCGCCGCCTCAGGAGATCACTTCTTGGTGATTTCCTTGTACTTCTTCTCGAGGTCTTCGAGGCCACCGATACCCAGGAACGCCTGCTCCGGGTAGTGGTCGAAGTCACCCTTGGCGATGCGGTCGAACGACTCGATGGTCTCCGACAGCGGCACCGTCGAGCCCGGGATCTGCGTGAACGCCTCCGCGACCAGCATGTTCTGCGAGAGGAAGCGCTCGATCCGGCGGGCGCGCTGGACGGTGAGCTTGTCCTCTTCCGAGAGCTCGTCCATACCGAGGATCGCGATGATGTCCTGCAGTTCCTTGTACTTCTGCAGGATCCGGATGACCTCGGAAGCCACGCGGTAGTGGTCCTCGCCGACGATGGCCGGGTCGAGGATCGTCGACGTCGACGCCAGCGGGTCCACCGCCGGGAAGATGCCCTTCTGGAAGACACCACGCGAAAGCTCGGTGGTGGCGTCCAGGTGGGCGAACGTCGCGGCCGGGGCCGGGTCGGTGTAGTCGTCCGCGGGAACGTAGATCGCCTGCATCGAGGTGATCGACCGGCCCCGGGTCGAGGTGATCCGCTCCTGCAGCTGGCCCATCTCGTCGGCCAGCGTCGGCTGGTAACCCACGGCCGACGGCATCCGGCCCAGCAGGGTCGACACCTCCGAGCCGGCCTGGGTGAACCGGAAGATGTTGTCGATGAACAGCAGCACGTCCTGGTTCTGCACATCGCGGAAGTACTCCGCCATGGTCAGCGCGGACAGGGCGACGCGCATGCGCGTGCCCGGCGGCTCGTCCATCTGGCCGAACACGAGGGCGGTGTCGTTGATGACGCCGTCTTCGCTCATCTCCAGGAAGAGGTCGTTGCCCTCACGAGTGCGCTCGCCGACCCCGGCGAACACCGACGTACCACCGAAGTTCCGGGCGACACGGGTGATCATCTCCTTGATGAGCACCGTCTTGCCGACGCCGGCGCCGCCGAACAGGCCGATCTTGCCACCCTGGACGTACGGGGTGAGCAGGTCGACGACCTTCAGGCCGGTCTCCAGCATCTCCGTCTTGCCCTCGAGCTGGTCGAAGGACGGCGGGTTGCGGTGGATGCCCCAGCGCTCGAGGTCGTCGCCGTAGCCGGGCTCGTCGAGGCACTCGCCGAGCGCGTTGTAGACGTGGCCCTTGACCTTGTCGCCCACCGGCACGGTGATCGGGCCACCGGTGTCGGTGACCTCGGCACCGCGGACGAGACCGTCCTGCGGCTGCAGCGAAATGGTGCGGACGAGGTTGTCACCCAGGTGGGAGGCGACCTCGAGCGTCACCGTCTTGCGCAGCTGCTCGAACTCGATCTCGACCTTGAGCGCGTTGTGCTGGTCGGGAACGGAACCGCGCGGGAACTCGACGTCGACGACCGGACCGGTCACCGACACGATGCGCCCCTTGGCGCGCGGGGCTTCAGTACTGGTCATCAATCATCACTTCCTGCTGCGGTGAGCGCGTTCGCGCCACCGACGATTTCGGAGATCTCCTGGGTGATCTGCGCCTGGCGCGCTTGGTTCATCTCCCGCGTCAGGTTGCCGACCAGGTCGTTGGCGTTGTCCGAAGCGGCCTTCATCGCCGTCCGGCGCGCGGCCAGCTCGGACG
This genomic window contains:
- the atpD gene encoding F0F1 ATP synthase subunit beta produces the protein MTSTEAPRAKGRIVSVTGPVVDVEFPRGSVPDQHNALKVEIEFEQLRKTVTLEVASHLGDNLVRTISLQPQDGLVRGAEVTDTGGPITVPVGDKVKGHVYNALGECLDEPGYGDDLERWGIHRNPPSFDQLEGKTEMLETGLKVVDLLTPYVQGGKIGLFGGAGVGKTVLIKEMITRVARNFGGTSVFAGVGERTREGNDLFLEMSEDGVINDTALVFGQMDEPPGTRMRVALSALTMAEYFRDVQNQDVLLFIDNIFRFTQAGSEVSTLLGRMPSAVGYQPTLADEMGQLQERITSTRGRSITSMQAIYVPADDYTDPAPAATFAHLDATTELSRGVFQKGIFPAVDPLASTSTILDPAIVGEDHYRVASEVIRILQKYKELQDIIAILGMDELSEEDKLTVQRARRIERFLSQNMLVAEAFTQIPGSTVPLSETIESFDRIAKGDFDHYPEQAFLGIGGLEDLEKKYKEITKK
- a CDS encoding putative quinol monooxygenase — encoded protein: MIFIVVKFPVKPEHAEAWPDIVADYTTNTRAEAGNRFFEWSRSLEDKNTYVLVEGFEGQDAAVAHVGSDHFKWAVANLGAYISDNPQIINVQDASDWGPMAEIAPH
- a CDS encoding F0F1 ATP synthase subunit epsilon, with product MAEMSVELVAVERRLWSGTATFVVAQTTEGEIGIMAGHEPVLGQLVEGGVVKVTTTDGETVCAAVHGGFLSVTGTGVSILAESAELSDEIDVDAAKAALTADDETERTRASAQLRAAGQSV
- the aroA gene encoding 3-phosphoshikimate 1-carboxyvinyltransferase, producing the protein MTLVDIPGSKSVTARGLFLAAAARGTTVLGRPLHSDDTEGFAEGLVKLGYQVDRQPDAWTIEGRPSGPGVASADVFCRDGATTARFLPALAAAGAGTFHFDASDQMRRRPLGPLTDALQELGVDLTFEGEPGHHPLTVRANGVKGGDLTLDAGLSSQFLTALLLLGPLTAEGLRITVTDLVSVPYVEITLEMMRRFGVDVRREGKTFVVPPQPYQACDYPVEPDASTASYFLAAAAVTGRTVTIPGLGSTALQGDVLFVDVLEQMGAHVQLEENSVTVAGPSDGLRGVTVNMRDISDTVPTLAAIAPFAAGPVRIEDVYNTRIKECDRLDACEENLRALGVAVETGRDWIEIQPGAPAGALVKCRRDHRIAMAFSITGLLVDGITLDDPECVKKTFPGFHQALGSLRESWGI
- a CDS encoding DUF2550 domain-containing protein, which encodes MQITVVVVGLLIVLVVLVGWYGQRWIRMRRGGGVSVALRWRPDSARASWHLGLGRYEGDEFVWYRVWSLRSGPDRVFQRASMQIADRRDPSGSEAYAVPEGAIVLRCESETQEAIEIAMGPGALTGFLSWLESAPPGRRLPRAS